One window of the Ictidomys tridecemlineatus isolate mIctTri1 chromosome 11, mIctTri1.hap1, whole genome shotgun sequence genome contains the following:
- the Atp5pb gene encoding ATP synthase peripheral stalk subunit b, mitochondrial, which yields MLSRVVLSAAAKAAPCLKNAAVLGPGVLQATRIFHTGQPRLAPLPPLPEYGGKVRLGLIPEEFFQFLYPKTGVTGPYMLGTGLILYFLSKEIYVITPETFSTISIVGLLVYVIKKYGASIGEFIDNLNEQKIAQLEEVKQASIKQIQDAIELEKSQQALVQKRHYLFDVQRNNIAMALEVTYRERLHKVYKEVKNRLDYHISVQNMMHRKEQEHMINWVEKHVVQSISAQQEKETIAKCISDLQLLAKKAQAQLVM from the exons GGTATTGCAGGCAACAAGGATCTTTCATACTGGGCAGCCACGTCTTGCTCCTCTACCACCTCTTCCTGAATATGGAGGAAAAGTTCGTCTTGGGCTGATCCCTGAGGAATTCTTCCAGTTTCTTTATCCTAAAACTGGTGTAACAG gaCCCTACATGCTTGGAACTGGGCTTATCTTGTATTTTCTATCCAAAGAAATATATGTGATTACCCCAGAGACCTTCTCTACCATATCAATAGTGGGGTTACTCGtctatgtaattaaaaaatatggtGCCTCTATTGGGGAATTTATTGATAATCTCAATGAG CAAAAAATTGCCCAACTAGAAGAGGTGAAGCAGGCTTCCATCAAACAAATCCAGGATGCAATTGAGTTGGAGAAGTCACAACAGGCACTGGTTCAGAAGCGCCACTATCTTTTTGATGTCCAGAGG AATAACATTGCTATGGCCTTGGAGGTTACTTACCGGGAACGGCTACATAAAGTATACAAGGAGGTAAAGAATCGCCTGGATTATCATATCTCTGTGCAAAATATGATGCATCGAAAGGAACAGGAGCACATGATAAACTGGGTGGAGAAGCACGTGGTACAGAGCATCTCTGCACAGCAG GAAAAGGAGACAATTGCCAAGTGCATTTCAGATCTCCAGCTGCTGGCAAAGAAGGCTCAAGCACAGCTAGTAATGTAA